In Microlunatus antarcticus, one genomic interval encodes:
- a CDS encoding sensor histidine kinase, with the protein MLPLQRRVGYLTTAAVAVAVALASLAGWATVRSSLYSSLDSELVDVATSLSVPAAQDINNLGGLTERSLRAGNISVAAIRSDGTTYYVPDERDHLVLGPDELATARVHFGYSARSGRMSDGERYRIVSVPITNLPGVALVVGRPLAATDAVLGSLLLVVGVIGLLGIAIAAAAGTAVARSSLRPVRQLSDAVEQIAETKELRPVRVSGAADVAVLARSFNDMVGSLAASRERQRRLIADAGHELRTPLTSLRTNVDLLLMDARTGMLREGDRLAILTDVQGQLTEFTKLVGDLVQLARDDGEATPEAIDFRHVVTSALERVRRRGPGLDFDVELDPFYVVGVSDALERAVTNLLDNAVKWSPPGGTVRVQLEGNRLRVADEGPGIAEADLPRVFDRFFRADTARTTPGTGLGLSIVAQVVRQHGGVVRAGRSAQGGAEFTVVLPGARSLEALPQPAAV; encoded by the coding sequence CTGCTCCCGCTGCAGCGTCGGGTCGGCTACCTCACCACGGCGGCCGTCGCCGTCGCCGTCGCGCTGGCCAGCCTCGCCGGCTGGGCGACCGTACGGTCGTCGCTGTACTCCAGCCTCGACAGCGAGCTCGTCGACGTCGCCACGAGCCTGTCGGTGCCGGCCGCGCAGGACATCAACAACCTGGGCGGGCTGACCGAGCGCTCGCTGCGCGCCGGCAACATCAGCGTCGCCGCGATCCGCTCCGACGGCACGACCTACTACGTGCCCGACGAGCGCGACCACCTCGTCCTGGGCCCGGACGAGCTCGCGACCGCCCGCGTGCACTTCGGCTACTCCGCCCGGTCGGGCCGGATGTCCGACGGCGAGCGCTACCGCATCGTCAGCGTCCCCATCACGAACCTGCCCGGCGTCGCCCTGGTCGTCGGCCGCCCGCTGGCGGCGACCGACGCGGTGCTGGGCTCCCTGCTGCTCGTCGTCGGGGTGATCGGGCTCCTGGGCATCGCGATCGCCGCAGCCGCGGGCACGGCGGTCGCCCGCTCGAGCCTGCGCCCCGTACGGCAGCTGTCGGACGCGGTCGAGCAGATCGCCGAGACCAAGGAGCTGCGTCCGGTCCGGGTGTCCGGAGCCGCCGACGTCGCCGTGCTGGCGCGGTCCTTCAACGACATGGTGGGGTCGCTGGCCGCGTCCCGGGAGCGGCAGCGCCGGCTGATCGCCGACGCCGGCCACGAGCTCCGGACCCCGCTCACCAGCCTGCGGACGAACGTCGACCTGCTGCTCATGGACGCCCGGACGGGCATGCTCCGCGAGGGCGACCGGCTCGCCATCCTCACCGACGTCCAGGGCCAGCTCACCGAGTTCACCAAGCTGGTCGGCGACCTCGTCCAGCTCGCGCGCGACGACGGGGAGGCCACGCCGGAGGCGATCGACTTCCGCCACGTCGTCACCTCGGCCCTGGAACGTGTCCGGCGGCGGGGACCCGGCCTCGACTTCGACGTCGAGCTCGACCCGTTCTACGTCGTGGGGGTGTCCGACGCGCTCGAGCGGGCCGTCACCAACCTGCTGGACAACGCGGTGAAGTGGAGCCCGCCGGGCGGGACCGTCCGCGTCCAGCTCGAGGGCAACCGGCTCCGCGTCGCCGACGAGGGACCCGGGATCGCCGAGGCGGACCTCCCGCGGGTCTTCGACCGCTTCTTCCGGGCGGACACGGCCCGCACCACCCCGGGCACCGGTCTCGGTCTGTCGATCGTCGCCCAGGTCGTCCGCCAGCACGGCGGGGTCGTCCGGGCCGGGCGCTCGGCGCAGGGCGGGGCGGAGTTCACCGTCGTGCTGCCCGGCGCCCGGTCGCTCGAGGCGCTGCCGCAGCCGGCTGCGGTCTGA
- a CDS encoding response regulator transcription factor has product MHILVVDDDQAVRDSLARSLEYNDYEISTAEDGVEALAKLAAHRPDAVIMDVMMPRLDGLETTRMLRSAGNDVPILVLTARDAVGDRVDGLDAGGDDYMAKPFALDELLARLRALVRRSGTTADSNDPSTQSLSFGDLVLNTQTREVLRGARQISLTRTEFALLEAFMQHPRRVLERSWLLNEVWGFDFPTTANSLEVYIGYLRRKTEVDGEPRLIHTVRGVGYVLRETPP; this is encoded by the coding sequence ATGCACATCCTCGTCGTGGACGACGATCAAGCCGTCCGGGATTCCCTCGCCCGATCGCTCGAGTACAACGACTACGAGATCAGCACGGCCGAGGACGGCGTCGAGGCGCTGGCCAAGCTGGCCGCCCACCGGCCCGACGCGGTGATCATGGACGTGATGATGCCGCGGCTCGACGGGCTCGAGACCACCCGCATGCTCCGGTCCGCCGGCAACGACGTCCCGATCCTCGTGCTCACCGCCCGCGACGCCGTGGGCGACCGCGTCGACGGCCTGGACGCCGGCGGCGACGACTACATGGCCAAGCCGTTCGCGCTGGACGAGCTGCTCGCCCGGCTGCGCGCGCTCGTCCGCCGCTCCGGCACCACCGCGGACTCGAACGACCCGTCCACGCAGAGCCTCAGCTTCGGCGACCTGGTGCTCAACACCCAGACCCGCGAGGTCCTGCGCGGGGCGCGCCAGATCAGCCTCACGCGGACCGAGTTCGCGCTGCTGGAGGCGTTCATGCAGCACCCCCGCCGGGTGCTCGAGCGCAGCTGGCTGCTCAACGAGGTGTGGGGCTTCGACTTCCCGACCACGGCGAACTCCCTCGAGGTCTACATCGGCTACCTGCGCCGCAAGACCGAGGTCGACGGCGAGCCCCGGCTGATCCACACGGTGCGCGGCGTCGGCTACGTGCTGCGCGAGACCCCCCCGTAG
- a CDS encoding TetR/AcrR family transcriptional regulator has product MTSLAEVATPPTARRVRTRQRLMAAAVAVFAERGVIGSSVEEICEAAGFTRGAFYSNFADKDALVLAMIEQGVAEEYAAAEQAVASLKVEGARLPAGDAVAQVLDQLNHGGRSDRTSLLAQRELLLYAARVPSLREPYQAFADACRAQVDALITDALRFAELEFTVPDDVALDLLMAAHDHMQQNALFTDRLDPAAMQALIMTLTRPRVEVCFPRAAEEL; this is encoded by the coding sequence ATGACGTCGCTCGCCGAGGTGGCCACCCCGCCCACCGCGCGACGTGTCCGGACCCGTCAGCGCCTCATGGCCGCGGCAGTCGCCGTGTTCGCCGAACGCGGGGTGATCGGCTCGAGCGTCGAGGAGATCTGCGAGGCCGCCGGCTTCACCCGCGGCGCCTTCTACTCCAACTTCGCCGACAAGGACGCCCTCGTCCTCGCCATGATCGAGCAGGGCGTCGCCGAGGAGTACGCGGCGGCCGAGCAGGCCGTGGCGTCGCTGAAGGTCGAGGGCGCGCGGCTCCCGGCCGGCGACGCGGTCGCGCAGGTCCTCGACCAGTTGAACCACGGAGGGCGCTCCGACCGCACCAGCCTGCTGGCCCAGCGCGAGCTGCTGCTCTACGCGGCGCGGGTGCCGTCGCTCCGCGAGCCGTACCAGGCCTTCGCCGACGCGTGCCGCGCCCAGGTCGACGCGCTGATCACCGACGCGCTGCGGTTCGCCGAGCTGGAGTTCACCGTGCCCGACGACGTGGCGCTCGACCTGCTGATGGCCGCGCACGACCACATGCAGCAGAACGCCCTGTTCACCGACCGGCTCGACCCCGCCGCCATGCAGGCGCTGATCATGACGCTGACACGACCGCGGGTCGAGGTGTGTTTCCCCCGCGCAGCCGAAGAACTCTGA
- a CDS encoding MMPL family transporter yields MSSFLYGLGRSAYRHRLRVVLAWLAVLVVLGAASAAVSKGFDENFSLPGTESQTALDSLKRTFPQAGGTTAQVVVVPRDGESVRSAAAKKAINASAKRFDKVPQVDSVSGPFDKYAKGQVADDRSAAIITVTFAVPQVDIDPATLDEMQQQGAELQAALPGSQVSVGGDAYGGSTPGVSPSEGVGVLVALIVLWLTLGSLRAAGMPLLTALLGVGLTIALIFGATGFATVSSTTPLLALMLGLAVGIDYALFITSRHRDQLGEGMDPEESVARAVATAGSAVVFAGMTVMIALVGLSVAGIPFLSIMGVAAAVGVAIAVLIALTLLPALLGFFGARLRPKQKDAAKKKDRGAKTPTRAARPPRAPRVGLARRWVRIVTKVPVLTVVLVLVALGTMAYPAKDLRIALPSNATAAPGTPVRVTYDLVAEHFGQGYNGPLVAATIVGSDDPLGVMDGMADELRDLPGVASVPLATPNEDADTGIIQVIPDGAPDSETTKQLVRDIRALEPHFQQEYGVATAVTGFTAVGIDISDRLGAALVPFGILVVGLSLVLLTMVFRSVAVPVKATVGFLLSVGAAFGATAMVFEYGWLGSVFNVEQTAPVISFLPILLMGILFGLAMDYEVFLVSRMREEYVHQVARAGAPSRAIARAAVENGFVASSRVVVAAAVIMLSVFGAFVPEGDGPIKTIGFGLAVGVFVDAFVVRMTLVPAVLTLLGTKAWWLPRWIDRRLPSFDVEGEGLAHQVSLERWPSPDDRHLVVAEGLRVGDWDDVAPAVLPGQVLVVEGPTAAESTALLLMLSGRMPLREAAPGRTVRARTAGFVLPEQAGRVRRRTAYVDCAASTDLPRELAELARARPDVVFLDRVDALTDPGGDPDARAALARTFDAVATDGTAAAVVAVADRSALETLLRSPGQVLDLRHLPALAQA; encoded by the coding sequence ATGTCCTCCTTCCTGTACGGCCTCGGTCGATCCGCCTACCGCCACCGCCTCCGCGTCGTGCTGGCGTGGCTGGCCGTCCTCGTTGTGCTGGGTGCGGCGTCGGCGGCCGTCAGCAAGGGGTTCGACGAGAACTTCTCGCTGCCGGGCACCGAGTCGCAGACCGCCCTCGACTCGCTGAAGCGCACGTTCCCGCAGGCCGGCGGCACGACCGCCCAGGTCGTCGTCGTGCCCCGCGACGGAGAGTCGGTGCGCTCGGCCGCCGCGAAGAAGGCGATCAACGCCAGCGCGAAGCGGTTCGACAAGGTCCCCCAGGTCGACTCGGTCTCCGGCCCGTTCGACAAGTACGCGAAGGGTCAGGTCGCCGACGACCGCAGCGCCGCGATCATCACCGTGACCTTCGCGGTGCCGCAGGTCGACATCGACCCGGCCACCCTGGACGAGATGCAGCAGCAGGGGGCCGAGCTGCAGGCGGCGCTGCCCGGGTCGCAGGTGTCCGTCGGGGGTGACGCGTACGGCGGCAGCACCCCCGGCGTCAGCCCGTCCGAGGGCGTCGGCGTGCTGGTGGCCCTGATCGTGCTCTGGCTGACCCTCGGCTCGCTCCGCGCGGCGGGCATGCCGCTGCTGACCGCGCTGCTCGGCGTCGGGCTCACCATCGCGCTGATCTTCGGCGCGACCGGCTTCGCGACGGTGTCGTCGACCACCCCGCTGCTCGCGCTCATGCTCGGCCTGGCCGTCGGGATCGACTACGCGCTGTTCATCACCTCGCGCCACCGCGACCAGCTCGGCGAGGGGATGGACCCCGAGGAGTCGGTCGCGCGGGCCGTCGCGACCGCCGGTTCCGCGGTCGTGTTCGCCGGGATGACGGTCATGATCGCGCTGGTCGGCCTGTCGGTCGCCGGGATCCCCTTCCTGTCGATCATGGGGGTGGCCGCCGCGGTCGGCGTCGCCATCGCGGTCCTCATCGCGCTCACCCTGCTCCCCGCGCTGCTCGGCTTCTTCGGCGCCCGGCTGCGCCCGAAGCAGAAGGACGCGGCGAAGAAGAAGGACAGGGGGGCCAAGACGCCGACCCGGGCTGCGCGCCCGCCCCGCGCGCCCCGGGTCGGTCTGGCCCGGCGCTGGGTCCGCATCGTCACCAAGGTGCCGGTGCTCACGGTCGTCCTGGTCCTGGTGGCGCTGGGCACGATGGCGTACCCGGCCAAGGACCTGCGGATCGCCCTGCCGAGCAACGCGACCGCGGCCCCCGGCACGCCCGTCCGCGTCACGTACGACCTGGTGGCGGAGCACTTCGGGCAGGGCTACAACGGTCCGCTCGTCGCCGCGACCATCGTCGGTTCCGACGACCCGCTCGGCGTGATGGACGGGATGGCCGACGAGCTCCGCGACCTGCCGGGCGTCGCCAGCGTGCCGCTGGCCACGCCGAACGAGGACGCCGACACCGGCATCATCCAGGTCATCCCCGACGGGGCGCCGGACAGCGAGACGACGAAGCAGCTCGTCCGCGACATCCGGGCGCTGGAGCCGCACTTCCAGCAGGAGTACGGCGTGGCGACGGCCGTCACCGGCTTCACCGCGGTCGGGATCGACATCTCCGACCGTCTCGGGGCGGCGCTGGTCCCCTTCGGGATCCTCGTCGTCGGGCTGTCCCTGGTGCTGCTGACCATGGTCTTCCGCTCGGTCGCGGTCCCGGTCAAGGCGACCGTCGGCTTCCTGCTGAGCGTGGGCGCGGCCTTCGGGGCCACCGCGATGGTCTTCGAGTACGGCTGGCTCGGATCGGTCTTCAACGTCGAGCAGACCGCCCCGGTGATCAGCTTCCTGCCGATCCTGCTGATGGGCATCCTCTTCGGGCTGGCCATGGACTACGAGGTGTTCCTCGTGTCGCGGATGCGCGAGGAGTACGTGCACCAGGTCGCGCGGGCCGGCGCCCCGTCCAGGGCCATCGCGCGGGCCGCGGTCGAGAACGGCTTCGTCGCCTCCTCCCGGGTCGTCGTGGCCGCCGCCGTGATCATGCTGTCGGTCTTCGGGGCGTTCGTGCCCGAGGGCGACGGCCCGATCAAGACGATCGGATTCGGGCTGGCGGTCGGGGTGTTCGTGGACGCGTTCGTCGTTCGGATGACGCTCGTGCCGGCGGTGCTGACCCTGCTGGGCACGAAGGCCTGGTGGCTGCCGCGCTGGATCGACCGGCGGCTGCCGTCCTTCGACGTCGAGGGCGAGGGCCTGGCCCACCAGGTCTCGCTCGAGCGGTGGCCGTCGCCGGACGACCGGCACCTCGTCGTCGCGGAGGGCCTGCGGGTCGGGGACTGGGACGACGTCGCCCCCGCCGTGCTGCCCGGCCAGGTGCTCGTGGTCGAGGGGCCGACGGCCGCCGAGTCCACCGCGCTGCTGCTCATGCTCTCGGGCCGGATGCCCCTGCGCGAGGCCGCTCCCGGGCGCACGGTGCGGGCGCGCACGGCCGGCTTCGTGCTGCCCGAGCAGGCGGGGCGCGTCCGCCGGCGGACCGCGTACGTCGACTGCGCCGCCTCGACCGACCTGCCCCGTGAGCTCGCCGAGCTCGCCCGCGCCAGGCCGGACGTCGTGTTCCTCGACCGGGTCGACGCCCTCACCGACCCCGGCGGTGACCCGGACGCCCGCGCCGCGCTGGCGCGCACGTTCGACGCCGTCGCCACCGACGGCACGGCCGCGGCCGTCGTGGCGGTCGCCGACCGCTCCGCGCTGGAGACCCTGCTCCGCAGCCCCGGCCAGGTCCTCGACCTGCGCCACCTCCCCGCGCTCGCCCAGGCCTGA